In Podarcis muralis chromosome 7, rPodMur119.hap1.1, whole genome shotgun sequence, the genomic stretch TGCATTTGGCATGATTGTCTCAAAGGACTGCCTGTCATTGCATCAAGGATACTTTGCAGAAAGTGTAGTCAGAGAACAAAGTTTGGGTCAAGAAAACTTTCTTTTCTTAGAAAAGGAATCCGGCAGCTTTATGTGCCACAATGGTGACTATCATGGGGTCAGTTATTGCAACAAGACGATGAATGACTTCATATAACCCAGCACAGTGCTAGGGGGAACAGGAACTTTCTAGGAACCAGGAGTTCTACAGTGAGCACTACAATCTGAAGGCTTTTTTTAGCTACTTGATTTGaccaatattttgttttttaaactggtcaaatgcaatcctatacaaataCCTACACCAAACTATCCCAACAAAGAATTACCTTATTTTGTTGACCAACCTTCCAATCATAGTTGGAAATACATCATTGGTAATGTCTTGAGCAATACAACTTAGTACCCATTTTTACTCAATACTGATATAAAATTTTATCCCTCAGCCACAAACCGATACATTTTAAACAGTGTTTGGAACAGGTTAAGATTACAATGCAGAATCACTGGATCTCTTTTATTACAGCATGTTTGCTAAATTTACAGCAGATAATAAGCTGGGTCTTCCTTGAGCAAAACATTGATGTTTTAAAGTAgtacacaatattttaaaaagaacatataAAAATACCCTTTTAGAAGCCTCTATAAGAAAGGAAATACAAAGTTTATTTCCACAACTTTCATCTGACCAGAGCTGCACAGTAACGCTACCATTTTACACTTTGTTTTAAACTATACATCAGGGGAAAGTCTACAAAATTAAAGGAACGCAGATATAAATGATTGCATAGCAGAACGTTAACTTTTAACAGTAAATGAAAGTTAGAAATACTATCAAATATACAAAGGTTCTAGAATCACCTCTTAAACACATTCCACAGCCAGAATTTTAAAAGCCAGCTTTATTTAGAGTGGCCGGTTAGAACTAAAATTGAAACAAAACAATTCATCAACATTCAATTATCCTACCAAGCATAAGTGGAGGGTCTTTAAGTGTTTGATACTGGCTTTCACATTTGAATTAAAAAGCTATGGTTTGTAATACAAGAGAGCTCTCTGCAGAGAATACTTTGAGATTATGCCATGGCAACTTTTCATGTTCAGTTCTGATACTGTATTACAACAAACCAAAAGTAGGATGCAGCTCTTCTTCATAGGGATGAAGAAGCTCACATTATGATAAACTATACTGGAACTGGATATGCTACATTGCAAGTGGAGCACAATTTATAATCACCTTCTGGGTAAACAGACTAGTTTAACCTACTGTGATGTAGGTTCTGACATGTAAACTCAAAACTGTCAATTATAATTATTAAAGATAGGAGACTAGAAATTGGTTCTTATGGATACACAGCTACCTATGAAGTCATTGGCAAAAAATATTCATTCTTACATATCGTACACATTAATCTGAGATGTTTTCTTTGCAGTTTTACAGCAAGTAACCCTATGCAATTTAGAGGTCAACTGTTCACTAGATAACAATACACTGGATATAAATGTATACACATTCACCTAATTATGTAACTAAATATTTTAGGTGTCAATATAGTAGCCGGCAAAAAGTACCTGGAACCTTGACAAAATCCACAACAGTCTCATGGCTGTTTTATCTCCTTTTTACTATGTTACAAGAACCATCCCTTCAGATGTTATCAATGAGAATCTTAATACTATTTTTCACAATGCCCTAGGAACGAGCCACCTTGGCACAAGTGGGGAAGAAAAATGCAAATCCCCTCCCTCTCAAATGTCAAAGTACTAATTTCTGATTTCACAGCAGTTACTAGTGCATCACAACTGCACAGTTTTCCAACTGTGCTGCAGGGATTATTGGACAATTTAAATATACATCAAACAGTTATTGTTTGTGGGTGAGTTCATTAGGACAAGCTGTAAACTACTGTCATAATCAATGTGCCATTGATATTTGAAGCATAAAAATGCAAGTCTTTTACAAAAATATACATAGAAACACCACAAGAACCTCAGTAGCTGCCCATGACATTTAACAAAGTGGACTCTTTTGTATAAGATTctcaatattgtgttttaatagtaTTAATTGTCTGCTAACAGGATAACTGACGAAAGTTATTTTATGCAATGTTGCAACATCATAACTCAACTGTGTAACTGGATAATACATGCCTAAAAAACAAGGTACATTGTTAGTGGCCACTGGACTTGGGACTAGCCCATGACCTGGATCTGGATTTTGATCTAGATCTAGAATGCGATCTCGACTGAGATTTGGATCTAGCTGGTTCTTTTTTCCTTGATTCTTTTTCATATCTTGAGCTGGATTTATATTGTGTTTTAGAATCCGTTTTAGAGGTGCCTCTAGATTTAGTGCGAGATGCAGATCTAGAACGTGATTTAGCCTTCATTTCTTTTTTGGGTGATTTAGATCGTGATCTTGAATTGGACTTTGACCTTGAAAAAGATCTGTTACGGTGTCTGAACCTATCAGAAAGAGGAAGATAATACATTTGAATATGGACAAGTTGCTAGGAGTTGGGTATCTCACATCAAAATAGCTTACTCTTGCAGGCACAGACTAGTCTGATTTTGAATTTGTTATATAAAAGAATGTTTACCTATCATTATCTGAACGACTTCTGCTACGTCGACGTCTTCCAGCAGGTCTACTGCTAAAAAGGTACATCAGAAAAAGTAAACAGTGGCATATACCTTTAAAATTATTCACACACACCCAACTATGTTAAGTTTCTTGAGAGttgcatttgtttttcatttttcttcagtGATGCACAGACTTTTTGGATGGTCCATGCAAGGTACAACAACTTCCATGCATGTTATTACAAAGGTGACTTGATATCTAGAAGTGTCAAACAGTCAATATGATCTCTCTTCTCCATTACATGGCAGCATAGGTCAATCCAAGTACAACACTTACTTTCTAGGACTATAAGATCTGCGATAGCTGTAGTCAAAAGAGCGGCTTCTTGACCTCCTCCTTTCGTAACTGCGGCTTCTAGAACGTCTGTATCTGTCATAGTCATCGTAACGGGAAGAGCTGTATacatttcttccttccttggcTTTCATTTGGTTTGGTGCTACAGAAGAACAGAACAGCAATTTTTTAATGTTACAATAAAAATTCTCAGTTGATGTTTGTAAATGCAATACATGTTAATCATTAAGTAACAGACCCCTGAAATGACTTCCCACCACCAATGGATCTTCATCTCTGAAATggaacaatttaaaaaacatacTGTCCTGTCATTTCAGTTTATTTTAAGATatatggagggccaaatgtttccCATCCATAATCAACAGCAAAACCTTTCTATAGTACTCAATTACAGTAAGTTATTGTATGTACACTCAAATACATGATTATATGAATACATTTTCTAGCTGAAATACACATGCACCGTGCAGAAATTATCAGAAACATATGCAAATCAGCTTTGCATCCTTTATTCGGCATCCAGCATTCTAGTTTATGGTCTGTACTCTTCTTGACAAATGAGGAAGAGTTGGACTATCAGACTTGGGCAGATACTAAGTTAGTTCTattaacttcaataggtctacttttGAGTATTACTGATATTGATAGGTCTACTTTTGAGTATTACTGATATTGGATCCAACCCACTAGCTTTGCTTCCAGGATTTTCTCCTTGCCTCCAATCATACACGTTAGAACCTTAAAAATGGCAAGTAGCACTCACTCCATCAGCTGTTGTGAAAGacccaactccatctggcctccTCTCCCTGGGAACAGACATTCCATCAGACTGTCTCAGTGGGATGGATAGGAAGCAGGGTTTATTCCATCCACTTTGCTGAATGCCTAGCTCAATCAGGGTTTccataatatttaataataataattttattatttgtatgccgcccatctgactgagttgctctagccatgctggctggctcccaacagagtatttaaaacacaataaaacatcaaacattaaaaacttccctaaacagaaccCTGAACTGTGCCATCTAGTCATTAACAACTGTTTAGAAATAGGTGCTTAAACAGTGCCTCTTCTGcttccctccatgtccctttccctttgtgtcatttttatttatttagtgtaaGCTTGTGGGTCTTATTTAtgtatttcatgaaatttatataccgcttgtaGAAAACACCCTCAAAGTGGTCTTGTTTTAATTTACTGTACCATTCACAAGCCATTCTGGGAGCCTTGTTGGCTGAAGATTGGGACAGAAATGCTTTAAatattctaatttatttatttcacagtgCTAAACCCGCACCAGTTTTTGTCTTCTTCTGACAAGTCTGACAACACATTTAATACATAGCCCTGAGTATTAGGCTTTATGTTTTACACTACACAATTGTTAAGACAGCATACATACTTTTACGATCTCCTTGAGCAAACTGGATTTCTATTTGGCGGCCACAAATCCACTTCCGGTCCAAATTATGAAGGGCATCTTCAGCATCACGGACATCTTCAAATGTGCTAGATGTTAAGGTACTTGGGAATTTGATGTATTTACAGCTACACAGTTAGCAAGCTTTGGCTTTCCCATAATGTCATCACACACCCTTGTTTACCAACTTGTCCTCATTTTTTGGCATGTTCTATGGCATAACAAAAATTAGCTGACATTAACAATATCTATTTGAGACAAAAGACAAATTTCAGTTTAAAATAATCGTTCTATAGTTGTCTATATGGGTATTTCTAATATAGCTTCTCTGAAAATCTGTTTTGCTTCCCTCAGCAGAGACTCATTAGAAGACATCAAAATGTTGCTTTTTGCAGATGAAACTAGTACTAGATGTTTCCTAGATtctcatacagtggaacctcgggttgcaaacgtgatccgtgcgggaggcacatttgcaacccgcagcgccgcgtctgcgcacgttgacatttggcgcttctgcgccgAAAGTAACCAGttcccggtacttccgggttcagcgcggtgcgcaacccaaaatcgcataacctgaagcgtctgtaacctgaggtaccactgtactaaggttTTAAAGCATGAAATAATACCAAATTTTATTATATAATGTAATAACCCATATCCTGCATACCTCTAAGTAGCCTAAACAGGTTGTCCCTATATGTTCATATACCAAATCCTCAGAAGCCAAATTTCACCCTATTACAGGTATACTCATCTCAAATAATGAGTGATTGCATTTCACTGAGAACCATAATTTCAGAAGATACTTCCAAAGTAAAGCAAATTATTACAGGGCCCACAGCTAGACTAAACCAGAAAAATTGATTGGTTAATCACTTACACAAGCAGCCAGAGGACAGCTCTTATTCTGTAGGATACATCAGGTTTGGCTCCTTTTATCTTGGCCACCAGTCAACTTCATCTTGACCTTTAACTCTTTAAGTGCTTGTCAGAAGGACTTGTCATGAGATGCTTGGTCAAAAGTGACAGATGGCTTTATCTTTATACTTTGAAAAACAACCTTTTCCCCCATTTGCAGATAAAGCGAAGCTTTGTCTCCCATTATGGCTTGTCCTTCTTCCAgctttttctttatcttttcttttcccaaactTTCCCTTCTCTTCAAGCCTGATCCTTAAGAGGTCTTTGGCTTGTCTACTTGCCTTAATTCTTGAACTCTACTCTAAAGGTTCTTTCATGCTTTCTCTTTGGGGTCGCCATTACTGTACAGCTTTACACTCTGAGGCAACAACAGAGGACAGTAAATTAGGGGACAATAATCAGAGCAAAACTTTTCACCTCATTTTTATACAAATCTGCTTTTGATCAAATTATTCCAGTTTCCATGAAGTTAAACAATAAAATATCAGCCACATTTTGCTAAGCACAAGAACAAGTTTATCAATGCCAGTGATATAAAACTGCAACGATACACTTGGAGGCAGCAGCAAAGGCCATTTCAATGTTAAAAGCACAAATCTGTATATGAAGCTTGCAATAACAAAGCACATTTTACTTGATGCAATTTAAATTTTAACTTATAGAAATTTTGCAAGATAGTCACCTGTGAGGGAAATGGAGCACACTACAATGACATTATGTACAACACAGAAGAAAACAGCTTTTTCATTTAGGGTTGTTACCTCATACACAAACGTGAATTTCAAACTTCAACACCCCTCACTAATCAGCCATCTGAAGAAAGGATATTGAACATAAGCGAATCCTCTTGGACGGCGAGTGTAGAAATCCAGAGGTACATACACATCTACTATCGGACCGTAACGACCAAATTCACGACGTAAATCTTCAGACCTGAAACAGAACACTGACCATTTGAATGTCTTTACTAATATAATCAAAGCAAGCTGAGAAGAAACAGGCTACATGAACACATACTTAAGAGACAATTGCCAAGCCACTATTTGCACGTGTCcccaaaatctgctttggagAGGAGTTTTTGTGTGCAAGTGGAACagtaatgttggatacaaccctaaggGATCTATCCAACTAAGTTAGGCTTAGAGCCACTGAAATTGATAGACCTATTTTAGCTTATGTCCACTGTCCAATAATATCAATGGCTTAACTTTGAGTGGGATtcatgttggatacaaccctaaggCTACAAATTCCATGCTAACTCAACAGGGAATATAACCCACTGAACATAGTAGAACTACTTTAATGTGGGACTGAAGACTTTTTTCTTAGCATTTTGTGGTAACAGTCCATTCCCAAATACAAGTATATCAAATCATTATTAAAGTGTATCAATTAGATGAAAATATtttcaagctttttttaaaaaaaatgtatgctaAAGTGTCCGTCAAGACTTTTAGGAATTATTACAGAATAATAGCGGATAAAAAAGCAAAGGAGCACATCCACCATCGCCAGGAGCTATGAACTGCTAACTGTAAAATACTTTAGAGTTGTGTTAAGGCCTATTGAAACAATGTACTTTAGATACTGAAGGAAACGGAAACTGAAAACCTAAAAAATTGTAGATTTGGATTAGAGAAGTAATTAAAACATAACATCCCactagatcaggccaattgccTGCCTAGTCCGGCAATTAGTTCTcagggaccaaccagatgcctgtagaaaACCCTCAAGCTGGATTTAACCACAAAGTACTCTCCCTTCCTTATTTTCCAGAAATGGGTATTCAGAAGGATACTTCCTCAGAGACAGAGTATAGCCATCGCAGCTGGTTGAAAATATAGGCAAAACCATCTAATGAGGATAAATTCCAAACAGAAATTAGATGGTGCCATGAATAGAAAAAAAAGGTAGACGAGATTCAGGTGGGGATGAAACAATATAAAGAGGGAAAACGAAAGAGACGAAAAGAGGACAAGAGAAGAAAAAGGACAAGAAGCGCGCgcggcgggtgggggggggaagaggggggaaaaagaagtctttgaaAATAAACGCTGCTGCGATAGGGTTTTTAACATTAATTTGTAAGCTACTCGGGGGACTGTTCCGGCTGAAGAGCGGAGCCTAAATGCCTATTTTCTTATTGTGTTTTGCCAAGTCACGTTTGGCTCCAAAAGGGAAAGCTTGAGAACAACACACAGAAGAAGTTCAGCGGCGCTTACTCCTAGGGAACCCGCGTGCTGAGACCTCAGAACGACATTGGCGGTTAAGCGCCACGGAACAAACGCGCTGAACTGGGACGTGAAACTAGGGGCATGGTGTGCAGAGGCCCGACGAAGAGCACACAAGAAGCGCGAAGAGAAGACAAATGGCGGGAAGGCGGCTCGCGAAGACCTCCGCCGCGAGCTTTCCCCCGGCTTAAACTGAGGCCTGGCGCATTCTGCATAATGCCTATGCGAGACGGGAAGACTCAAGAGAGCtaatggcggcgggggggggaaaggggctcctctctctctctctctctctctctctctctttctccgcgCCTCCGCCAGCAGGCCCAGCCAGGCGGCTGCCATGCCCTCTCCACCCCCCGCCTCACTTACACACACCTGGTGTCGTCGGCCACGTTCCGCACGAAGAGCGAGGTGTTGGGAGGCCGCAGGTAGCGAGACATGGCTCGTCCGGAGGCGGCTGGCTCGAAGGGAGAGCGAGGCAGAACGCGAAGGGAGGTCGGCGAAGCGACCCTCCTGACGAAAGAGGCACAAGCAGAAAGCGCCTCAGGCCAACCGCCTTGTGCTGACCTCTCGCGAGACTCGACCCGCGCGGGGCGGCAAGACTGGCGCTCGCTCACAATAGGAGCGGAGGGAGTGCGAGCGCGCAGGCGCCGGAGAACTTTCACCTGCCGTCTGCCCTCGCGGGGCCGTATGCGCAGGCGCCGAAGTTCCTCGCGTTCCCCTCCCAGCTCCACCCATTTCCTTCTCTTTGAGGCCTCGTCATTTCTTTTTCAAGCGGGTGCTCGCGGAGTACGCATGCGTATCTGTAGAAGCAGTCGCAAGACTGTGGAAGCGAGGGGCTCATTTCCCCGCGTTTAAGGCGCGCGTTGTGTTGGTCTTTTCGGGGGTCGGGCTGAGAAGGTTGCTATTGGCCAGGCTTTCATTCATCTGGGCACTACCTTGCAGGACACAAAACCTTCCAAGGATATATTTCTacgaaaaaaatattttcgtaaTCTTTTGTAAACCTTTATTAGGTTGCATTTTATAAAAGGTGACGTTTAGAGGTTCACTCTTCACATAATCATCATAAGCCCT encodes the following:
- the SRSF10 gene encoding serine/arginine-rich splicing factor 10 isoform X3, whose product is MSRYLRPPNTSLFVRNVADDTRCVSEDLRREFGRYGPIVDVYVPLDFYTRRPRGFAYVQFEDVRDAEDALHNLDRKWICGRQIEIQFAQGDRKTPNQMKAKEGRNVYSSSRYDDYDRYRRSRSRSYERRRSRSRSFDYSYRRSYSPRKFRHRNRSFSRSKSNSRSRSKSPKKEMKAKSRSRSASRTKSRGTSKTDSKTQYKSSSRYEKESRKKEPARSKSQSRSHSRSRSKSRSRSWASPKSSGH
- the SRSF10 gene encoding serine/arginine-rich splicing factor 10 isoform X2, giving the protein MSRYLRPPNTSLFVRNVADDTRSEDLRREFGRYGPIVDVYVPLDFYTRRPRGFAYVQFEDVRDAEDALHNLDRKWICGRQIEIQFAQGDRKTPNQMKAKEGRNVYSSSRYDDYDRYRRSRSRSYERRRSRSRSFDYSYRRSYSPRNSRPAGRRRRSRSRSDNDRFRHRNRSFSRSKSNSRSRSKSPKKEMKAKSRSRSASRTKSRGTSKTDSKTQYKSSSRYEKESRKKEPARSKSQSRSHSRSRSKSRSRSWASPKSSGH
- the SRSF10 gene encoding serine/arginine-rich splicing factor 10 isoform X1 codes for the protein MSRYLRPPNTSLFVRNVADDTRCVSEDLRREFGRYGPIVDVYVPLDFYTRRPRGFAYVQFEDVRDAEDALHNLDRKWICGRQIEIQFAQGDRKTPNQMKAKEGRNVYSSSRYDDYDRYRRSRSRSYERRRSRSRSFDYSYRRSYSPRNSRPAGRRRRSRSRSDNDRFRHRNRSFSRSKSNSRSRSKSPKKEMKAKSRSRSASRTKSRGTSKTDSKTQYKSSSRYEKESRKKEPARSKSQSRSHSRSRSKSRSRSWASPKSSGH
- the SRSF10 gene encoding serine/arginine-rich splicing factor 10 isoform X4, which translates into the protein MSRYLRPPNTSLFVRNVADDTRCVSEDLRREFGRYGPIVDVYVPLDFYTRRPRGFAYVQFEDVRDAEDALHNLDRKWICGRQIEIQFAQGDRKTPNQMKAKEGRNVYSSSRYDDYDRYRRSRSRSYERRRSRSRSFDYSYRRSYSPRNSRPAGRRRRSRSRSDNDR